A genomic region of Luteibacter aegosomatissinici contains the following coding sequences:
- a CDS encoding FAD-binding monooxygenase encodes MAGQLPDDIVQAIAISNAKSIGEQPAILANLALAQQIFNQNMQQQISLSQQQAMNQVQMAAAAKCVAMIETAGGCKNQASIDQMGKDIEKITQEMGKLFKDSGSNPSGGA; translated from the coding sequence ATGGCCGGCCAGCTTCCTGACGACATCGTCCAGGCAATCGCAATTTCCAACGCCAAGTCCATTGGCGAGCAGCCGGCCATCCTGGCGAACCTGGCCCTGGCCCAGCAGATCTTCAACCAGAACATGCAGCAGCAGATCAGCCTGAGCCAGCAGCAGGCGATGAACCAGGTGCAGATGGCGGCCGCGGCCAAGTGTGTCGCGATGATCGAAACCGCCGGTGGCTGCAAGAACCAGGCGTCCATCGACCAGATGGGCAAGGACATCGAAAAGATCACCCAGGAAATGGGAAAGCTGTTCAAGGACAGCGGGAGCAACCCTTCCGGCGGTGCATAG
- a CDS encoding R body protein yields MAALPEEVVTAVAIGNLKSISEQPAMLSNLAYSNTVAVTNLSQQNAVANQQAMNELGLSIVAKASNTISNLGPLEARSAVDILTNNELAETIADLKATVQAFASK; encoded by the coding sequence ATGGCCGCTCTGCCCGAAGAAGTCGTTACCGCCGTTGCGATCGGCAACCTCAAGTCCATCTCCGAACAGCCGGCGATGCTCTCCAACCTGGCCTACTCGAACACGGTGGCCGTCACCAACCTCTCGCAGCAGAACGCGGTGGCCAACCAGCAGGCGATGAACGAGCTGGGCCTGTCCATCGTCGCGAAGGCCTCGAACACCATCAGCAACCTCGGCCCCCTCGAGGCGCGCTCGGCGGTGGACATCCTCACCAACAACGAGCTGGCCGAAACCATTGCCGACCTGAAGGCGACGGTGCAGGCGTTCGCGAGCAAGTAA
- a CDS encoding RebB family R body protein: MLDEQIVTAVATGNLKAIAEQPALLSNLAYSNVVSTNNLGRQNAVANQQAGNEITLPLVAKAVSTVSDPGPLAARSAVDVLTNNELADSIADLKSVIEAFAKGEGGHRHHHRLRDLELTIDENGRLVIVVLRGELPEIFVPGSFTRESVDVRVDTSRGAYIRIRKAR; the protein is encoded by the coding sequence ATGCTTGATGAACAGATTGTCACCGCCGTGGCGACGGGCAACCTCAAGGCGATCGCCGAGCAGCCCGCCCTGTTATCCAACCTCGCTTATTCGAACGTGGTTTCCACTAACAACCTCGGTCGGCAAAACGCGGTGGCGAACCAGCAGGCGGGTAACGAGATCACGCTGCCACTGGTCGCCAAGGCCGTGTCTACCGTGAGCGACCCGGGCCCGCTGGCGGCTCGTTCGGCGGTGGATGTGCTCACCAACAACGAGCTGGCGGATTCCATCGCTGATCTGAAGTCGGTCATTGAGGCTTTCGCCAAGGGTGAGGGTGGCCACCGCCACCACCACCGGCTGCGGGATCTCGAACTGACCATCGACGAAAACGGCCGCCTGGTCATCGTCGTGCTCAGGGGTGAGCTGCCGGAGATCTTCGTGCCGGGCAGCTTCACGCGGGAGTCGGTGGATGTTCGGGTGGATACCAGCCGGGGTGCGTACATCCGGATCAGGAAAGCCCGGTAA
- a CDS encoding Ras family protein → MSQPETIAQLGKVVEDIAESMTKVATNIALLGVEGNADEQMRIITEENNKVLDRIRTLYHLPPAPGR, encoded by the coding sequence ATGAGCCAGCCGGAAACCATTGCGCAACTCGGCAAGGTGGTGGAAGACATCGCCGAATCGATGACCAAAGTCGCCACGAACATCGCGTTGCTGGGCGTGGAAGGCAATGCCGACGAACAGATGCGCATCATCACGGAAGAGAACAACAAGGTGCTCGATCGCATCCGCACGCTCTACCACCTGCCGCCGGCACCGGGGCGCTGA